Proteins co-encoded in one Musa acuminata AAA Group cultivar baxijiao unplaced genomic scaffold, Cavendish_Baxijiao_AAA HiC_scaffold_1077, whole genome shotgun sequence genomic window:
- the LOC135666283 gene encoding transcription factor BEE 1-like, with the protein MTTRHAPTPTVPRPPRLTDAPLTLPKLGSPRNARDDDRRHQRYDPPPAGWPIRSLGCFYKVHVRARRGQATDSHSLAERVRRERINERMRCLQGLVPGCYKAMGMAGMLDEIINYVQSLQNQVEFLSLKLSAASSFYDCCFDMGMETLSTPQAGDGQETDEAAVRPVGEEYGGCTTGFPL; encoded by the exons ATGACGACACGACATGCgcccacacccaccgtacccaGACCCCCTCGGCTGACCGACGCTCCCCTCACCCTGCCGAAGCTcggctctccacgcaacgcccgcgacgacgacagacgccatcagaggtacgaccctcctcctgcaggatggcccatcag GTCCTTGGGCTGTTTCTACAAGGTTCATGTGAGGGCAAGAAGAGGCCAAGCCACTGACAGCCACAGCCTAGCCGAGAGG GTGAGAAGAGAGAGGATTAATGAAAGAATGCGCTGTTTACAAGGCCTGGTTCCCGGCTGCTACAAG GCCATGGGCATGGCCGGAATGCTCGACGAGATAATTAACTATGTACAATCACTGCAGAACCAAGTTGAG TTCCTTTCGCTGAAACTTTCGGCTGCAAGCTCCTTCTACGACTGCTGCTTCGACATGGGCATGGAGACTCTCTCCACACCACAG GCAGGTGATGGGCAGGAGACAGATGAGGCAGCTGTGAGACCGGTGGGAGAGGAGTATGGGGGTTGTACCACCGGCTTTCCTCTGTAG
- the LOC135666284 gene encoding DNA damage-repair/toleration protein DRT100-like yields the protein MDNMQPLCLVFLFLCSTLLLQWSQGCHPHDRSALLAFKASITADPSGLLRSWDSATDCCSAWDGVACDAATGRVVNVSRPGLSSGPDFISDASIAGRLSPALGDLFSLRLLDLSNLKQLAGPIPPALGRLSNTSSSTPTNSPVASPPRSQTSPDH from the coding sequence ATGGATAACATGCAGCCGCTGtgcctcgtcttcctcttcctctgctcCACCCTATTGCTGCAGTGGTCGCAGGGATGTCACCCCCACGACCGTTCGGCCCTTCTCGCCTTCAAGGCCAGCATCACCGCCGACCCCTCCGGCCTCCTCCGCTCCTGGGACTCGGCCACGGACTGTTGCTCCGCGTGGGACGGCGTGGCCTGCGACGCTGCCACTGGCCGCGTCGTCAACGTCTCCCGCCCTGGCCTCTCCTCGGGGCCCGACTTCATCTCCGACGCCTCCATTGCCGGGAGGCTCTCGCCTGCCCTCGGCGACCTCTTCTCCCTCCGGTTGCTCGATCTCAGCAACCTCAAGCAGCTCGCCGGCCCCATTCCACCCGCCCTCGGCCGCCTCTCGAACACCTCCTCCTCGACTCCAACCAACTCACCGGTTGCATCCCCTCCGCGTTCGCAAACCTCACCTGACCattaa